From a single Spongiibacter taiwanensis genomic region:
- a CDS encoding cytochrome c oxidase subunit 3: MQPEAPSEAEAQSSRAAPKFHSIWVFLIIDSVSFALFFLVFMVERLGQPEVFSQSARQLSEGFGLLNTAILITGSWLVALAVVSARQGDGNKTRRHLIAAIAVSSGFAVVKAIEYTTKVSAGITPLTNDFFTFYYAITGFHLFHYLLGMGALCFLVNATPRIAAGDERSRSWLEAGALFWHLVDLLWIYIFAMLYLLGVQS, encoded by the coding sequence ATGCAGCCTGAGGCACCCTCTGAAGCCGAGGCGCAGTCCAGCAGGGCTGCGCCCAAATTCCACAGCATCTGGGTATTTCTGATCATCGACAGCGTCAGCTTTGCGCTGTTCTTTCTGGTGTTCATGGTCGAGCGGCTCGGCCAGCCCGAGGTATTTTCCCAATCCGCCCGCCAGCTCAGCGAGGGCTTTGGCCTGCTCAACACTGCCATTCTGATCACCGGCAGCTGGCTGGTGGCATTGGCCGTGGTCTCCGCCCGACAGGGCGATGGCAATAAAACCCGCAGGCACCTGATTGCCGCCATTGCCGTTTCCAGCGGTTTTGCGGTGGTAAAGGCGATTGAGTACACCACCAAGGTCAGCGCCGGCATCACGCCGCTGACCAACGATTTTTTCACCTTCTACTACGCCATCACCGGCTTTCACCTGTTCCACTATCTGCTGGGCATGGGCGCGCTGTGCTTTTTGGTCAATGCCACTCCGCGTATCGCTGCGGGGGATGAGCGCAGCCGCAGCTGGCTGGAGGCGGGCGCCCTGTTCTGGCATCTGGTGGATTTACTGTGGATTTATATCTTCGCCATGCTCTACCTGCTGGGGGTACAGTCATGA
- a CDS encoding cytochrome C oxidase subunit IV family protein — protein MIKAFAKSPTAAWVALMVLTLSGFLSAEYGTQQILAVAAIMALSAIKARLVLYQFMELSELPLAIRVFFNAWLVVCAGFIVTLFALAL, from the coding sequence ATGATCAAGGCCTTCGCCAAATCACCCACCGCAGCGTGGGTGGCGCTAATGGTGCTCACCCTGTCGGGGTTTCTATCAGCCGAGTACGGTACACAGCAAATTCTCGCAGTAGCCGCCATCATGGCCCTGTCTGCCATCAAGGCCCGGCTGGTGCTCTATCAGTTTATGGAACTGAGCGAGCTGCCCTTGGCAATACGGGTGTTTTTCAACGCCTGGCTGGTAGTCTGCGCCGGGTTTATTGTGACGCTATTCGCCCTGGCACTGTGA